A genomic segment from Corythoichthys intestinalis isolate RoL2023-P3 chromosome 2, ASM3026506v1, whole genome shotgun sequence encodes:
- the samd10b gene encoding sterile alpha motif domain-containing protein 10 — protein sequence MAVDAASSFSFCRASLDHTLSAEELSYQLPRRSGGSNLTWHDGRSQKTAHTRTVKLLQQPGTEDIQLHPGEAFTVYHTSPTLSSLSKPVVLWSQQDVCKWLKKYCPHNYLTYVEAFSHHAITGRALLRLNGEKLQRMGIVQDTLRQEVLQQVLQLQVREEVRNLQLLSRTSFGNFS from the exons CGGCGTCCAGCTTCAGCTTTTGCCGCGCCTCCCTGGATCACACGCTGTCGGCTGAAGAGCTGAGCTACCAGCTGCCACGGCGCTCTGGAGGCAGCAACCTGACCTGGCATGACGGCCGTAGCCAGAAGACAGCACACACGCGCACCGTCAAACTGCTGCAACAGCCTGGCACAGAGGACATCCAG ctccatccaggtGAAGCATTCACCGTGTACCACACCAGCCCAACGTTGTCCAGTCTGTCCAAACCTGTGGTGCTGTGGTCTCAGCAGGATGTCTGCAAGTGGCTTAAGAAATACTGTCCTCACAACTACCTGAcctatgtagaagccttctctcATCACGCCATCACAG GACGGGCCTTACTGCGTTTGAACGGAGAGAAGCTCCAGAGGATGGGAATCGTACAAGACACACTAAGACAGGAGGTTCTCCAACAAGTCCTCCAGCTGCAGGTCAGAGAAGAGGTCCGGAACCTTCAGCTCCTCAGTCGAA CCTCCTTTGGAAACTTTTCTTAG